Proteins encoded by one window of Rhodamnia argentea isolate NSW1041297 chromosome 6, ASM2092103v1, whole genome shotgun sequence:
- the LOC115752207 gene encoding auxin response factor 4 isoform X2, whose protein sequence is MEIDLNHAVSDVENAGNACCDGHREKGNGCLHCLSSTSTNSSSSSSSSTVPSSIYSELWHACAGRLTSLPKRGNVVLYFPQGHLEQVASASPYSPMEMPTFDLQAQIFCRVVNVQLLANKDNDEVYTEVTLLPQLELVGLDSDGGALEELGVDENDIGGSPPRSTPHMFCKTLTASDTSTHGGFSVPRRAAEDCFPPLDYKQQRPSQELVAKDLHGVEWRFRHIYRGQPRRHLLTTGWSVFVSQKNLVSGDAVLFLRGEDGELRLGIRRALRPRNGLPASTVSDQNLCPAILSAVASAVSSKSVFHVFYSPRASHAEFVIPYQKYVKSINNVICIGTRFKMRVGADDAPEKRCTGVVTRIGDLDPYRWPNSKWRCLMVRWDDDIMNSHQNRVSPWEIDPSVSLSPLSIQSSPRLKKLRTSLPTTPPVNPLTAGGVGLLDFEESLRSSKVLQGQEKLHLVSPVCGRDALNCQVDFEQSPAHQGLASVGVEKANNINEYMTANAPGYAGFVESDRFPRVLQGQEICTLKSLTTKPEYNLGAWGKSSLSCSSFSVYQAPSYHFDPVKSSESLQKMYFPYNDILKSGQDRTRCSDSTNFLREVASVRSLRVQNEAIERTKVDVRNLESICASPNFGDSQRAQTNGSIGSLLSDCKLFGYPLTAEAPTSTPQNSGKRSCTKVHKQGNLVGRAIDLSRLNSYEDLLNDLERLFSMEGLLRDPDKGWQILYTDSENDVMVLGDIPWQ, encoded by the exons ATGGAAATTGATCTGAATCATGCAGTGAGTGATGTAGAGAACGCCGGCAATGCATGTTGTGATGGGCATCGTGAGAAGGGCAATGGTTGTCTCCACTGTTTGTCTTCCACTTCTACAaactcttcatcatcatcctcctcaTCCACTGTGCCTTCCTCAATCTACTCTGAGCTCTGGCATGCTTGCGCTGGACGACTCACCTCACTGCCCAAGAGAGGGAATGTGGTCCTGTACTTCCCACAAGGCCACTTGGAGCAAGTTGCCTCAGCTTCTCCTTATTCGCCCATGGAGATGCCCACCTTTGATCTTCAGGCACAAATCTTTTGCAGAGTCGTGAATGTTCAGCTACTG GCTAATAAGGACAATGACGAGGTATACACTGAAGTCACATTGCTTCCTCAACTAGAG CTGGTAGGGTTGGATTCTGATGGCGGAGCTCTTGAGGAGCTGGGGGTAGATGAGAATGATATTGGAGGATCACCTCCAAGATCAACCCCTCACATGTTCTGCAAGACACTCACAGCTTCTGATACTAGCACCCATGGAGGGTTCTCTGTCCCACGTCGAGCAGCTGAAGACTGCTTTCCCCCTCTG GACTATAAGCAGCAAAGGCCTTCTCAGGAACTTGTCGCCAAGGATTTGCATGGAGTCGAATGGAGGTTTCGCCATATTTATAGAG GTCAGCCAAGAAGGCATCTACTTACCACAGGATGGAGTGTTTTTGTGAGCCAAAAGAATCTTGTTTCTGGAGATGCGGTGCTTTTCTTGAG GGGAGAAGATGGTGAACTGAGATTGGGGATAAGAAGAGCGCTTCGACCAAGAAACGGTCTTCCTGCTTCAACTGTCAGTGACCAGAATCTGTGCCCTGCCATTCTTTCAGCTGTCGCTAGTGCTGTATCCAGCAAAAGCGTTTTTCATGTATTCTACAGTCCAAG GGCAAGCCATGCAGAGTTTGTCATTCCCTATCAGAAGTATGTCAAAAGCATCAACAACGTGATATGCATCGGGACAAGGTTCAAAATGAGAGTTGGCGCAGATGATGCACCGGAAAAGAG GTGTACCGGTGTAGTGACTAGGATAGGCGACTTGGATCCGTATAGGTGGCCCAACTCAAAATGGAGATGCCTAATG GTTCGATGGGATGACGATATCATGAATAGTCATCAAAATCGGGTCTCACCCTGGGAAATTGATCCATCTGTTTCTCTCTCACCTTTGAGCATTCAGTCCTCTCCAAGGCTCAAAAAGCTGCGGACTAGTCTGCCAACAACCCCGCCTGTCAACCCTCTCACtg CAGGAGGGGTCGGGCTTTTGGACTTTGAGGAGTCTTTGCGATCCTCTAAGGTCTTGCAAGGTCAAGAAAAGTTGCATTTGGTATCACCTGTCTGTGGACGTGATGCCCTAAACTGTCAGGTTGATTTCGAGCAATCCCCTGCACATCAGGGTCTAGCATCTGTTGGGGTAGAAAAGGCCAACAATATCAATGAGTACATGACGGCTAATGCCCCTGGTTATGCAGGCTTTGTGGAATCCGATAGATTTCCAAGGGTCTTGCAAGGTCAAGAAATATGCACACTGAAGTCTTTAACGACGAAACCCGAGTATAACCTAGGTGCCTGGGGGAAATCCAGTCTTTCATGCAGTTCTTTCAGTGTGTATCAGGCACCCAGTTACCATTTCGATCCAGTGAAATCATCCGAAAGCCTTCAGAAAATGTATTTTCCGTATAATGACATCCTTAAATCCGGCCAAGATCGCACAAGATGTTCCGATTCAACCAATTTCCTCCGAGAGGTTGCCTCCGTTAGGTCATTGAGGGTTCAGAATGAAGCGATTGAAAGGACCAAAGTTGATGTCAGGAATCTGGAGAGCATATGCGCTTCTCCCAATTTTGGGGACAGTCAAAGAGCTCAGACAAATGGGAGTATTGGTAGCCTCTTAAGTGATTGCAAACTATTCGGTTATCCCTTGACTGCAGAAGCACCTACTTCTACCCCGCAAAATTCTGGTAAGAGGAGTTGTACCAAG GTTCACAAGCAAGGAAATTTGGTGGGACGAGCCATTGATCTCTCGAGGCTGAATAGTTACGAAGACCTGCTAAACGACCTGGAGCGACTGTTCAGCATGGAGGGGCTCCTGAGAGATCCTGACAAAGGTTGGCAAATCTTGTACACCGACAGCGAGAATGATGTGATGGTTCTCGGGGATATTCCATGGCAGTAA
- the LOC115752207 gene encoding auxin response factor 4 isoform X3: MEIDLNHAVSDVENAGNACCDGHREKGNGCLHCLSSTSTNSSSSSSSSTVPSSIYSELWHACAGRLTSLPKRGNVVLYFPQGHLEQVASASPYSPMEMPTFDLQAQIFCRVVNVQLLANKDNDEVYTEVTLLPQLELVGLDSDGGALEELGVDENDIGGSPPRSTPHMFCKTLTASDTSTHGGFSVPRRAAEDCFPPLDYKQQRPSQELVAKDLHGVEWRFRHIYRGQPRRHLLTTGWSVFVSQKNLVSGDAVLFLRGEDGELRLGIRRALRPRNGLPASTVSDQNLCPAILSAVASAVSSKSVFHVFYSPRASHAEFVIPYQKYVKSINNVICIGTRFKMRVGADDAPEKRCTGVVTRIGDLDPYRWPNSKWRCLMVRWDDDIMNSHQNRVSPWEIDPSVSLSPLSIQSSPRLKKLRTSLPTTPPVNPLTAGGVGLLDFEESLRSSKVLQGQEKLHLVSPVCGRDALNCQVDFEQSPAHQGLASVGVEKANNINEYMTANAPGYAGFVESDRFPRVLQGQEICTLKSLTTKPEYNLGAWGKSSLSCSSFSVYQAPSYHFDPVKSSESLQKMYFPYNDILKSGQDRTRCSDSTNFLREVASVRSLRVQNEAIERTKVDVRNLESICASPNFGDSQRAQTNGSIGSLLSDCKLFGYPLTAEAPTSTPQNSGSQARKFGGTSH, encoded by the exons ATGGAAATTGATCTGAATCATGCAGTGAGTGATGTAGAGAACGCCGGCAATGCATGTTGTGATGGGCATCGTGAGAAGGGCAATGGTTGTCTCCACTGTTTGTCTTCCACTTCTACAaactcttcatcatcatcctcctcaTCCACTGTGCCTTCCTCAATCTACTCTGAGCTCTGGCATGCTTGCGCTGGACGACTCACCTCACTGCCCAAGAGAGGGAATGTGGTCCTGTACTTCCCACAAGGCCACTTGGAGCAAGTTGCCTCAGCTTCTCCTTATTCGCCCATGGAGATGCCCACCTTTGATCTTCAGGCACAAATCTTTTGCAGAGTCGTGAATGTTCAGCTACTG GCTAATAAGGACAATGACGAGGTATACACTGAAGTCACATTGCTTCCTCAACTAGAG CTGGTAGGGTTGGATTCTGATGGCGGAGCTCTTGAGGAGCTGGGGGTAGATGAGAATGATATTGGAGGATCACCTCCAAGATCAACCCCTCACATGTTCTGCAAGACACTCACAGCTTCTGATACTAGCACCCATGGAGGGTTCTCTGTCCCACGTCGAGCAGCTGAAGACTGCTTTCCCCCTCTG GACTATAAGCAGCAAAGGCCTTCTCAGGAACTTGTCGCCAAGGATTTGCATGGAGTCGAATGGAGGTTTCGCCATATTTATAGAG GTCAGCCAAGAAGGCATCTACTTACCACAGGATGGAGTGTTTTTGTGAGCCAAAAGAATCTTGTTTCTGGAGATGCGGTGCTTTTCTTGAG GGGAGAAGATGGTGAACTGAGATTGGGGATAAGAAGAGCGCTTCGACCAAGAAACGGTCTTCCTGCTTCAACTGTCAGTGACCAGAATCTGTGCCCTGCCATTCTTTCAGCTGTCGCTAGTGCTGTATCCAGCAAAAGCGTTTTTCATGTATTCTACAGTCCAAG GGCAAGCCATGCAGAGTTTGTCATTCCCTATCAGAAGTATGTCAAAAGCATCAACAACGTGATATGCATCGGGACAAGGTTCAAAATGAGAGTTGGCGCAGATGATGCACCGGAAAAGAG GTGTACCGGTGTAGTGACTAGGATAGGCGACTTGGATCCGTATAGGTGGCCCAACTCAAAATGGAGATGCCTAATG GTTCGATGGGATGACGATATCATGAATAGTCATCAAAATCGGGTCTCACCCTGGGAAATTGATCCATCTGTTTCTCTCTCACCTTTGAGCATTCAGTCCTCTCCAAGGCTCAAAAAGCTGCGGACTAGTCTGCCAACAACCCCGCCTGTCAACCCTCTCACtg CAGGAGGGGTCGGGCTTTTGGACTTTGAGGAGTCTTTGCGATCCTCTAAGGTCTTGCAAGGTCAAGAAAAGTTGCATTTGGTATCACCTGTCTGTGGACGTGATGCCCTAAACTGTCAGGTTGATTTCGAGCAATCCCCTGCACATCAGGGTCTAGCATCTGTTGGGGTAGAAAAGGCCAACAATATCAATGAGTACATGACGGCTAATGCCCCTGGTTATGCAGGCTTTGTGGAATCCGATAGATTTCCAAGGGTCTTGCAAGGTCAAGAAATATGCACACTGAAGTCTTTAACGACGAAACCCGAGTATAACCTAGGTGCCTGGGGGAAATCCAGTCTTTCATGCAGTTCTTTCAGTGTGTATCAGGCACCCAGTTACCATTTCGATCCAGTGAAATCATCCGAAAGCCTTCAGAAAATGTATTTTCCGTATAATGACATCCTTAAATCCGGCCAAGATCGCACAAGATGTTCCGATTCAACCAATTTCCTCCGAGAGGTTGCCTCCGTTAGGTCATTGAGGGTTCAGAATGAAGCGATTGAAAGGACCAAAGTTGATGTCAGGAATCTGGAGAGCATATGCGCTTCTCCCAATTTTGGGGACAGTCAAAGAGCTCAGACAAATGGGAGTATTGGTAGCCTCTTAAGTGATTGCAAACTATTCGGTTATCCCTTGACTGCAGAAGCACCTACTTCTACCCCGCAAAATTCTG GTTCACAAGCAAGGAAATTTGGTGGGACGAGCCATTGA
- the LOC115752207 gene encoding auxin response factor 4 isoform X1, giving the protein MEIDLNHAVSDVENAGNACCDGHREKGNGCLHCLSSTSTNSSSSSSSSTVPSSIYSELWHACAGRLTSLPKRGNVVLYFPQGHLEQVASASPYSPMEMPTFDLQAQIFCRVVNVQLLANKDNDEVYTEVTLLPQLELVGLDSDGGALEELGVDENDIGGSPPRSTPHMFCKTLTASDTSTHGGFSVPRRAAEDCFPPLDYKQQRPSQELVAKDLHGVEWRFRHIYRGQPRRHLLTTGWSVFVSQKNLVSGDAVLFLRGEDGELRLGIRRALRPRNGLPASTVSDQNLCPAILSAVASAVSSKSVFHVFYSPRASHAEFVIPYQKYVKSINNVICIGTRFKMRVGADDAPEKRCTGVVTRIGDLDPYRWPNSKWRCLMVRWDDDIMNSHQNRVSPWEIDPSVSLSPLSIQSSPRLKKLRTSLPTTPPVNPLTAGGVGLLDFEESLRSSKVLQGQEKLHLVSPVCGRDALNCQVDFEQSPAHQGLASVGVEKANNINEYMTANAPGYAGFVESDRFPRVLQGQEICTLKSLTTKPEYNLGAWGKSSLSCSSFSVYQAPSYHFDPVKSSESLQKMYFPYNDILKSGQDRTRCSDSTNFLREVASVRSLRVQNEAIERTKVDVRNLESICASPNFGDSQRAQTNGSIGSLLSDCKLFGYPLTAEAPTSTPQNSGKRSCTKVHKQGNLVGRAIDLSRLNSYEDLLNDLERLFSMEGLLRDPDKGWQILYTDSENDVMVLGDIPWHEFCDVVTKIHIYTQDEVEKMTTGMINDDTQSCLDQSPLIMEASKSSSVGQPDGSPTVVRL; this is encoded by the exons ATGGAAATTGATCTGAATCATGCAGTGAGTGATGTAGAGAACGCCGGCAATGCATGTTGTGATGGGCATCGTGAGAAGGGCAATGGTTGTCTCCACTGTTTGTCTTCCACTTCTACAaactcttcatcatcatcctcctcaTCCACTGTGCCTTCCTCAATCTACTCTGAGCTCTGGCATGCTTGCGCTGGACGACTCACCTCACTGCCCAAGAGAGGGAATGTGGTCCTGTACTTCCCACAAGGCCACTTGGAGCAAGTTGCCTCAGCTTCTCCTTATTCGCCCATGGAGATGCCCACCTTTGATCTTCAGGCACAAATCTTTTGCAGAGTCGTGAATGTTCAGCTACTG GCTAATAAGGACAATGACGAGGTATACACTGAAGTCACATTGCTTCCTCAACTAGAG CTGGTAGGGTTGGATTCTGATGGCGGAGCTCTTGAGGAGCTGGGGGTAGATGAGAATGATATTGGAGGATCACCTCCAAGATCAACCCCTCACATGTTCTGCAAGACACTCACAGCTTCTGATACTAGCACCCATGGAGGGTTCTCTGTCCCACGTCGAGCAGCTGAAGACTGCTTTCCCCCTCTG GACTATAAGCAGCAAAGGCCTTCTCAGGAACTTGTCGCCAAGGATTTGCATGGAGTCGAATGGAGGTTTCGCCATATTTATAGAG GTCAGCCAAGAAGGCATCTACTTACCACAGGATGGAGTGTTTTTGTGAGCCAAAAGAATCTTGTTTCTGGAGATGCGGTGCTTTTCTTGAG GGGAGAAGATGGTGAACTGAGATTGGGGATAAGAAGAGCGCTTCGACCAAGAAACGGTCTTCCTGCTTCAACTGTCAGTGACCAGAATCTGTGCCCTGCCATTCTTTCAGCTGTCGCTAGTGCTGTATCCAGCAAAAGCGTTTTTCATGTATTCTACAGTCCAAG GGCAAGCCATGCAGAGTTTGTCATTCCCTATCAGAAGTATGTCAAAAGCATCAACAACGTGATATGCATCGGGACAAGGTTCAAAATGAGAGTTGGCGCAGATGATGCACCGGAAAAGAG GTGTACCGGTGTAGTGACTAGGATAGGCGACTTGGATCCGTATAGGTGGCCCAACTCAAAATGGAGATGCCTAATG GTTCGATGGGATGACGATATCATGAATAGTCATCAAAATCGGGTCTCACCCTGGGAAATTGATCCATCTGTTTCTCTCTCACCTTTGAGCATTCAGTCCTCTCCAAGGCTCAAAAAGCTGCGGACTAGTCTGCCAACAACCCCGCCTGTCAACCCTCTCACtg CAGGAGGGGTCGGGCTTTTGGACTTTGAGGAGTCTTTGCGATCCTCTAAGGTCTTGCAAGGTCAAGAAAAGTTGCATTTGGTATCACCTGTCTGTGGACGTGATGCCCTAAACTGTCAGGTTGATTTCGAGCAATCCCCTGCACATCAGGGTCTAGCATCTGTTGGGGTAGAAAAGGCCAACAATATCAATGAGTACATGACGGCTAATGCCCCTGGTTATGCAGGCTTTGTGGAATCCGATAGATTTCCAAGGGTCTTGCAAGGTCAAGAAATATGCACACTGAAGTCTTTAACGACGAAACCCGAGTATAACCTAGGTGCCTGGGGGAAATCCAGTCTTTCATGCAGTTCTTTCAGTGTGTATCAGGCACCCAGTTACCATTTCGATCCAGTGAAATCATCCGAAAGCCTTCAGAAAATGTATTTTCCGTATAATGACATCCTTAAATCCGGCCAAGATCGCACAAGATGTTCCGATTCAACCAATTTCCTCCGAGAGGTTGCCTCCGTTAGGTCATTGAGGGTTCAGAATGAAGCGATTGAAAGGACCAAAGTTGATGTCAGGAATCTGGAGAGCATATGCGCTTCTCCCAATTTTGGGGACAGTCAAAGAGCTCAGACAAATGGGAGTATTGGTAGCCTCTTAAGTGATTGCAAACTATTCGGTTATCCCTTGACTGCAGAAGCACCTACTTCTACCCCGCAAAATTCTGGTAAGAGGAGTTGTACCAAG GTTCACAAGCAAGGAAATTTGGTGGGACGAGCCATTGATCTCTCGAGGCTGAATAGTTACGAAGACCTGCTAAACGACCTGGAGCGACTGTTCAGCATGGAGGGGCTCCTGAGAGATCCTGACAAAGGTTGGCAAATCTTGTACACCGACAGCGAGAATGATGTGATGGTTCTCGGGGATATTCCATGGCA TGAGTTTTGCGATGTGGTGACGAAAATACACATCTACACCCAGGACGAAGTGGAAAAGATGACTACGGGGATGATCAACGACGATACTCAGAGCTGTCTGGATCAGTCACCGCTGATTATGGAAGCATCGAAGTCATCTTCTGTGGGCCAGCCAGATGGTTCACCTACCGTCGTTAGGCTTTAA
- the LOC115752209 gene encoding isovaleryl-CoA dehydrogenase, mitochondrial isoform X2, with protein sequence MGDFNLHGITAPEEYGGLGLGYLYHCIAMEEISRASGSVGLSYGAHSNLCINQLARNGSPAQKQKYLPKLISGEHVGALAMSEPNAGSDVVSMKCKADRVDGGYIINGNKMWCTNGPVAQTLVVYAKTDIAAGSKGITAFIIEKGMPGFSTAQKLDKLGMRGSDTCELVFENCFVPEENILGQEGKGVYVMMSGLDLERLVLAAGPLGIMQACLDVVLPYVRQREQFGRPIGEFQFIQGKIADMYTSLQSSRSYVYAVATSCDSGKIDPKDCAGVILWAAERATQVALQAIQCLGGNGYVNECTTGRLLRDAKLYEIGAGTSEIRRMIIGRELFKEQ encoded by the exons ATGGGAGACTTCAATCTCCATGGGATCACAGCACCAG AGGAGTATGGGGGACTTGGTCTCGGTTATTTGTATCACTGTATAGCCATGGAAGAAATTAGCCGTGCTTCAGGGTCGGTTGGCCTCTCCTATGGAGCTCATTCTAACTTGTGCATTAATCAGTTG GCAAGGAATGGAAGTCCTGCTCAGAAACAGAAGTACCTGCCAAAG cTTATCAGCGGTGAACATGTTGGAGCTCTTGCAATGAGTGAACCCAATG CTGGCTCAGATGTTGTGAGTATGAAATGCAAAGCTGATCGTGTGGATGGAGGTTATATTATTAATGGAAATAAGATGTGGTGCACGAATGGTCCTGTTGCTCAGACACTG GTTGTGTATGCCAAAACAGACATTGCAGCTGGATCAAAAGGCATTACAGCTTTTATCATCGAGAAGGGGATGCCTGG GTTTAGCACAGCCCAGAAATTGGACAAGCTTGGGATGCGTGGAAGCGACAC ATGTGAGCTTGTATTTGAGAATTGCTTTGTTCCAGAAGAAAACATTCTTGGACAGGAAGGAAAAG GTGTATACGTTATGATGTCAGGTCTAGATCTGGAGAGGCTTGTTTTGGCAGCTGGGCCTCTAGGCATAATGCAGGCATGTCTTGATGTTGTTCTTCCTTATGTCAGACAGCGAGAGCAGTTTGGCCGTCCAATCGGGGAATTTCAGTTTATACAG GGAAAAATTGCCGATATGTACACTTCTTTGCAATCTTCAAG gTCTTATGTATATGCTGTGGCAACAAGCTGTGACAGTGGAAAAATTGATCCCAAG GATTGTGCTGGAGTCATACTTTGGGCTGCCGAAAGAGCCACACAAGTTGCTTTGCAG GCAATACAATGTCTAGGTGGTAATGGGTATGTGAATGAGTGCACGACTGGTCGTCTTCTTCGAGATGCCAAATTGTACGAGATTGGCGCAGGGACTAGCGAGATTAGAAGAATGATCATTGGCCGTGAACTCTTCAAGGAGCAATGA
- the LOC115752209 gene encoding isovaleryl-CoA dehydrogenase, mitochondrial isoform X1, with product MQRLFAATSLSSSLFREQSHRARFFTSLLFDDTQLQFKESVAQFACENIAPHASKIDQSNSFPKEVNLWKLMGDFNLHGITAPEEYGGLGLGYLYHCIAMEEISRASGSVGLSYGAHSNLCINQLARNGSPAQKQKYLPKLISGEHVGALAMSEPNAGSDVVSMKCKADRVDGGYIINGNKMWCTNGPVAQTLVVYAKTDIAAGSKGITAFIIEKGMPGFSTAQKLDKLGMRGSDTCELVFENCFVPEENILGQEGKGVYVMMSGLDLERLVLAAGPLGIMQACLDVVLPYVRQREQFGRPIGEFQFIQGKIADMYTSLQSSRSYVYAVATSCDSGKIDPKDCAGVILWAAERATQVALQAIQCLGGNGYVNECTTGRLLRDAKLYEIGAGTSEIRRMIIGRELFKEQ from the exons ATGCAAAGGCTGTTCGCAGCAAcgtccctctcttcttctctgttCAGAGAACAGAGCCATCGAGCTCGCTTCTTTACATCCCTCCTTTTCGACGACACCCAGCTTCAG TTCAAAGAGAGTGTAGCGCAATTTGCATGCGAAAATATTGCCCCTCATGCTTCAAAGATTGACCAATCAAATTCTTTCCCAAAG GAAGTGAACTTGTGGAAACTCATGGGAGACTTCAATCTCCATGGGATCACAGCACCAG AGGAGTATGGGGGACTTGGTCTCGGTTATTTGTATCACTGTATAGCCATGGAAGAAATTAGCCGTGCTTCAGGGTCGGTTGGCCTCTCCTATGGAGCTCATTCTAACTTGTGCATTAATCAGTTG GCAAGGAATGGAAGTCCTGCTCAGAAACAGAAGTACCTGCCAAAG cTTATCAGCGGTGAACATGTTGGAGCTCTTGCAATGAGTGAACCCAATG CTGGCTCAGATGTTGTGAGTATGAAATGCAAAGCTGATCGTGTGGATGGAGGTTATATTATTAATGGAAATAAGATGTGGTGCACGAATGGTCCTGTTGCTCAGACACTG GTTGTGTATGCCAAAACAGACATTGCAGCTGGATCAAAAGGCATTACAGCTTTTATCATCGAGAAGGGGATGCCTGG GTTTAGCACAGCCCAGAAATTGGACAAGCTTGGGATGCGTGGAAGCGACAC ATGTGAGCTTGTATTTGAGAATTGCTTTGTTCCAGAAGAAAACATTCTTGGACAGGAAGGAAAAG GTGTATACGTTATGATGTCAGGTCTAGATCTGGAGAGGCTTGTTTTGGCAGCTGGGCCTCTAGGCATAATGCAGGCATGTCTTGATGTTGTTCTTCCTTATGTCAGACAGCGAGAGCAGTTTGGCCGTCCAATCGGGGAATTTCAGTTTATACAG GGAAAAATTGCCGATATGTACACTTCTTTGCAATCTTCAAG gTCTTATGTATATGCTGTGGCAACAAGCTGTGACAGTGGAAAAATTGATCCCAAG GATTGTGCTGGAGTCATACTTTGGGCTGCCGAAAGAGCCACACAAGTTGCTTTGCAG GCAATACAATGTCTAGGTGGTAATGGGTATGTGAATGAGTGCACGACTGGTCGTCTTCTTCGAGATGCCAAATTGTACGAGATTGGCGCAGGGACTAGCGAGATTAGAAGAATGATCATTGGCCGTGAACTCTTCAAGGAGCAATGA